A genomic stretch from Candidatus Methanomassiliicoccus intestinalis Issoire-Mx1 includes:
- a CDS encoding InlB B-repeat-containing protein encodes MKNKSKIMGTACFLLALCFILSAAAMLPADDPNDDSPVLASSSHSLGVVNSTNLGSWTMYPTSDNITITFRPAQSLKSTNITVNNPSWLSASGNLSTGTVTLTGSPPYLGTFFVSVTCQLMQGSATFTGSMNLASSTPSTTSYTVSYNANGGTGSIESKTVTSGDSVTLPTRGVSKSGYILSGWTLNSVNGTVYEPGEKYKVTANATFYAKWTSSTYYAEFNANGGVFSNGSDTKYITMNTGTSYTLPRSYEVSRYGYKLVGWYPGQFSSNIVKPGTSYDMQTWWTAVWVEMSPYTATFNANGGTGTVASMSGYEEEVLFLPTSGFTKSGYVLSGWNLESTDGTLIDLGGYYRIGTNVTFYANWTPATYTVTFNANGGSTPVANKTVTYNGTYGDLPTPTRTGYNFAGWYTSSFSGSKVTSSTQVTATADHTLYAHWNGKSYTVTFNANGGTVSPESMNVTYGSGYGSLPTPTRDGYAFLGWYTSSSDGTKITNTTYVSLALNHTLYAHWEAGVVVTFNSNGGLDVPPQRIAMGDSPTYQTATKEGKVFVGWYSNSSLTTSFNFSTPVYENITLYAKWCDYLVTFVGGKTPIDPQYLNDGDCVKKPTLDPYRSGYKFLCWCTEPMCAKEYDFDILISSSITLYAKWEDFYDLGEPPETHYLRLGESYNMPIVAGGNPQHGVVFRYLNSGPEIKLSGNSYIFTPTECGAHTPYIYFEIARSINGHSGISHTGNTNAYFYVYNYEVNFVGYPSHTQYLIDGEKASRIKDPTTYNRTFVGWYTDAALTNAYDFNSPVTADLDLYPKWTARTYSVTFNSNGGSSVASQAVGEYKTASKPDDPTKDGYTFGGWYRNASLTNEYTFTTAVTSNITLYAKWYSNLVFTSIPSINDIKVTVDGRTITASVAADNYLYILWDMGNGETIKTYSNKLVYTYNESGDYQIKATAVNSEGTAETELGVSIGAEHGTDWTAAVLALVLGVIVLAVVSYLFNIPAGIIAGVVAAVVIYLLKHFL; translated from the coding sequence ATGAAAAACAAATCCAAGATAATGGGAACAGCCTGTTTCCTTTTGGCTTTGTGTTTCATTCTTTCAGCTGCTGCAATGCTGCCTGCGGATGATCCAAACGATGATTCGCCGGTATTGGCATCAAGCAGCCACAGTCTTGGTGTGGTGAACAGCACCAATCTGGGCTCATGGACTATGTACCCTACATCGGATAACATCACCATTACATTCCGGCCTGCCCAGTCTCTTAAAAGCACAAACATTACGGTCAATAATCCCAGCTGGCTCAGCGCTTCCGGCAATCTGTCTACAGGTACCGTCACCCTGACCGGCAGCCCTCCGTATCTAGGTACATTTTTTGTTTCTGTAACCTGTCAGTTAATGCAGGGATCGGCAACATTCACTGGTTCTATGAATTTAGCAAGCAGTACGCCTTCAACGACATCTTACACAGTCTCATACAATGCCAACGGCGGTACTGGTTCAATTGAATCCAAAACTGTTACTTCAGGAGACAGCGTCACTCTGCCGACCCGCGGGGTGTCAAAGAGCGGTTATATTCTGTCAGGCTGGACACTGAATTCTGTCAATGGAACAGTCTATGAGCCTGGAGAAAAATACAAAGTAACTGCCAATGCAACATTCTATGCCAAATGGACATCCAGCACATATTACGCAGAATTCAACGCCAACGGCGGAGTGTTCAGCAACGGATCCGACACCAAATATATCACAATGAACACCGGCACATCTTATACTCTTCCCAGATCCTACGAGGTAAGCAGGTACGGCTATAAATTGGTAGGATGGTATCCAGGGCAGTTCTCCAGCAATATCGTTAAACCAGGAACTTCGTATGATATGCAGACGTGGTGGACTGCAGTATGGGTAGAAATGTCACCGTATACTGCCACATTCAACGCCAACGGCGGTACCGGTACGGTAGCAAGCATGTCTGGATATGAAGAGGAAGTCCTGTTCCTGCCGACTTCAGGATTTACCAAGTCAGGATATGTACTCTCAGGCTGGAATCTTGAGAGCACGGATGGGACGCTGATCGATCTCGGAGGATACTACAGAATAGGTACAAATGTTACATTCTATGCCAACTGGACGCCTGCAACATATACCGTTACATTCAACGCCAACGGCGGTTCGACTCCGGTTGCAAATAAGACCGTCACTTACAACGGAACGTATGGAGACCTGCCGACGCCTACCAGGACAGGTTATAACTTTGCAGGCTGGTACACGTCATCATTCAGCGGATCCAAAGTCACATCATCAACGCAGGTAACCGCAACTGCCGATCACACGCTTTACGCTCACTGGAATGGCAAATCATACACTGTTACATTCAACGCCAACGGCGGTACAGTCAGTCCTGAAAGTATGAATGTGACCTACGGCTCAGGCTATGGATCACTGCCGACACCGACAAGAGACGGATATGCTTTCCTGGGATGGTACACTTCATCATCTGACGGAACCAAAATAACAAACACAACTTATGTGTCTTTGGCTTTGAATCATACATTGTATGCTCATTGGGAAGCAGGAGTCGTAGTTACATTTAATTCCAATGGCGGCTTAGATGTTCCACCTCAAAGAATTGCAATGGGGGATTCTCCAACATATCAGACTGCAACAAAAGAAGGAAAAGTATTTGTAGGCTGGTATTCAAATAGTTCTTTAACGACCTCTTTCAATTTTTCAACTCCTGTGTATGAAAATATTACCTTGTATGCCAAATGGTGCGATTATCTTGTGACATTTGTGGGAGGGAAAACTCCAATAGATCCACAGTATCTAAATGATGGTGATTGTGTAAAAAAACCAACATTGGATCCATATAGATCGGGTTACAAATTTCTATGCTGGTGTACAGAACCTATGTGTGCTAAGGAATATGATTTTGATATCCTGATTTCCAGCAGCATTACACTTTACGCTAAATGGGAAGATTTCTATGATTTAGGTGAGCCTCCAGAAACTCACTATTTAAGATTAGGAGAAAGCTATAATATGCCTATAGTAGCTGGGGGTAACCCTCAACACGGAGTGGTTTTTAGATACTTGAATTCTGGTCCGGAGATAAAACTAAGTGGTAATTCCTATATATTTACACCCACTGAGTGTGGAGCACACACGCCATATATCTATTTCGAAATAGCAAGATCTATAAATGGTCATTCAGGCATATCTCACACTGGCAATACTAATGCCTATTTCTATGTTTATAATTATGAGGTAAACTTTGTTGGCTATCCATCGCATACACAGTATCTTATAGATGGGGAAAAAGCATCAAGGATAAAAGACCCAACAACATATAATAGGACATTTGTCGGCTGGTACACAGATGCTGCTCTGACAAACGCCTATGATTTCAATTCACCTGTTACAGCCGATTTAGATTTGTATCCTAAGTGGACAGCGAGAACATATTCTGTTACATTCAATTCTAACGGCGGCAGCTCTGTAGCGTCACAGGCCGTAGGAGAGTATAAAACTGCAAGTAAGCCGGATGATCCCACTAAAGATGGTTATACTTTTGGAGGATGGTATAGAAATGCATCCTTGACGAATGAGTATACATTTACAACTGCTGTAACCTCAAACATTACTCTTTACGCCAAGTGGTACAGCAATCTGGTCTTTACATCGATCCCGTCCATTAATGATATCAAAGTCACTGTTGACGGCAGGACTATAACAGCCTCGGTAGCAGCAGACAATTACCTTTACATTTTATGGGACATGGGAAACGGTGAAACCATCAAGACATACTCCAATAAGCTGGTCTATACATACAATGAATCCGGAGATTACCAGATCAAAGCCACTGCAGTAAACTCTGAAGGTACAGCTGAAACAGAATTAGGAGTGTCGATAGGCGCAGAGCATGGAACGGACTGGACAGCTGCAGTCTTAGCCCTGGTGTTAGGTGTTATTGTCTTAGCAGTTGTTTCATACCTGTTCAATATCCCTGCAGGTATTATTGCAGGCGTTGTCGCAGCAGTTGTCATCTATCTGCTTAAACACTTTCTCTGA
- a CDS encoding InlB B-repeat-containing protein: MKHKRILGALALIIALCFLCSPAIADDHQVADSPVLGGNVNTYDMGVVTSPNLGTWTMNSNSEQVIIKFTTYPSLKSAVVTVNSPNWLSASGDLSTSTVTLIGTPPTNSGTYNISVTCQLMQGSQTFTGTMIHVDGTVEVYSVKFITGSTVYATKTAKAGERINLLTEGASINGKTLTGWRLNSTSGTLYSLGASYTVNSDVSFYGAYTTNKYKISFDANGGTGTVNSISADYQSTITLPSGGFSKAGYTLTGWNSLMNGAGTHYDLGSSYKIDTIYNRTLYAEWSPITYTVTFNSNGGTSVASQQVTHGSSASLPAPPPTKDGYIFEGWYTNSSLTTKYNFESSSITSNTTIYAKWIKPQGTHITGGGYKVEIYVGSAYTETFTFDPPDLSSFDEINEIFAEFNNGTATQYGLTVTKLSDYVYTVSGTPNQAGKTSLSLVVSGHLVDADDGEYGLYTVSYDIKLPAYKVTFNPNGGTVSTASKTVTYSSTYGDLPNPSREGYDFAGWYTSASGGSKVTSSTQVTATADHTLYAHWTAKSYTVTFNSSGGSSVASQTVEHGKTASKPADPSKGNKAFGGWYTDENLTSQFNFNSKITGNITLYAKWVDPFIVSFNTNGGSEIENQQIKSGERAVRPANPVKDGYTFLGWYTDLTLTEEYNFNSAVTSDLTLFASWSLKSYTITFNSNGGSEVDAQIISHGNKPVRPENPSRNGFTFGGWYTDAALTDEYAFGLNATENLTLYAKWYEDIVFTSTPSISDIKVTIDDRTITASVAAENYEYIIWDMGNGEVYKTYTNSFSYTYADPGNYQIKAVAVNNAGESEPVFYDLEITDIINEEPADENTVDFALIFIVAAIICMVLAWIILPIRRWEQVIFLIIVATVLLLIACILGVIL; the protein is encoded by the coding sequence ATGAAGCATAAACGCATTTTGGGGGCTCTTGCCCTCATCATCGCGTTATGTTTCCTCTGTTCTCCAGCGATAGCTGACGATCACCAAGTTGCAGACTCGCCGGTTCTCGGCGGGAATGTAAACACATATGACATGGGAGTAGTAACATCGCCAAACCTGGGAACTTGGACAATGAATTCGAATTCGGAACAGGTCATTATCAAGTTCACTACCTACCCCTCGCTGAAGTCAGCTGTCGTAACTGTCAACAGTCCTAACTGGCTCAGCGCTTCCGGCGATCTTTCCACAAGTACCGTCACCCTGATCGGAACACCGCCTACCAACTCAGGAACATACAATATATCGGTCACCTGTCAGTTAATGCAGGGATCGCAAACATTCACCGGAACGATGATTCATGTAGACGGCACGGTAGAAGTCTATAGCGTCAAATTCATTACAGGAAGTACAGTATATGCAACAAAGACCGCAAAGGCCGGGGAAAGAATAAACCTGCTTACTGAAGGTGCATCCATAAATGGAAAAACCCTTACCGGCTGGAGGCTTAATTCCACTTCAGGAACTCTATACAGCCTCGGAGCATCATATACCGTCAACTCTGATGTTTCATTTTATGGAGCATACACTACAAACAAATACAAGATTTCATTCGATGCCAACGGCGGTACCGGGACAGTAAATTCTATCAGCGCGGATTACCAGAGCACGATCACCCTGCCCAGTGGAGGCTTCAGCAAAGCAGGATACACTCTCACAGGCTGGAACAGCCTTATGAACGGGGCTGGAACCCACTATGACCTTGGGTCATCATACAAGATAGATACGATCTACAACCGGACACTGTATGCCGAATGGTCACCTATCACATACACAGTTACATTCAATTCTAACGGCGGTACTTCGGTAGCGTCACAGCAAGTGACCCACGGCAGTTCAGCATCATTGCCGGCGCCGCCTCCGACAAAAGACGGATACATCTTTGAGGGCTGGTATACAAATTCATCATTGACAACCAAATATAATTTTGAATCCTCATCAATCACCTCTAATACCACAATATATGCCAAATGGATTAAGCCGCAGGGAACCCACATTACAGGCGGCGGTTACAAAGTCGAGATCTATGTCGGTTCAGCATATACTGAAACATTCACATTCGACCCGCCGGATCTCTCAAGCTTTGACGAGATCAATGAGATCTTTGCAGAATTCAACAATGGAACTGCAACGCAGTACGGACTCACAGTCACCAAGCTCTCTGATTATGTATATACCGTTTCAGGAACGCCGAATCAGGCAGGCAAAACTTCGTTAAGCCTTGTTGTTTCCGGACATCTTGTCGATGCCGATGACGGTGAATACGGACTGTATACAGTCTCGTACGACATAAAGTTACCAGCATACAAGGTTACCTTCAATCCAAACGGAGGTACAGTCAGTACTGCCAGCAAAACTGTAACTTACTCATCCACATACGGAGATCTGCCGAATCCTTCCAGAGAAGGTTATGACTTTGCAGGCTGGTACACATCAGCGTCAGGCGGATCCAAAGTCACATCATCAACGCAGGTAACTGCAACTGCCGACCACACGCTTTACGCTCACTGGACTGCTAAATCATACACTGTCACATTCAACAGCAGCGGGGGCAGCTCTGTAGCGTCTCAGACTGTAGAGCACGGCAAGACAGCTTCCAAGCCGGCAGACCCTTCCAAGGGGAATAAGGCCTTCGGAGGCTGGTATACCGATGAAAATCTTACATCTCAGTTTAACTTTAATTCAAAAATAACAGGAAACATCACTCTGTACGCAAAATGGGTGGATCCGTTCATCGTTTCCTTCAACACCAACGGCGGTTCAGAGATAGAGAACCAGCAGATAAAAAGCGGGGAAAGGGCAGTAAGACCGGCCAATCCCGTTAAGGACGGATACACCTTCCTGGGATGGTACACAGACCTGACTCTGACAGAAGAATACAATTTCAATTCTGCAGTCACTTCCGACCTGACTTTATTTGCGTCATGGAGCCTCAAAAGCTATACAATCACATTTAACAGCAATGGAGGTTCTGAGGTAGATGCTCAGATCATATCGCACGGCAACAAGCCTGTACGGCCTGAAAACCCGTCAAGGAACGGGTTTACTTTCGGCGGCTGGTATACCGATGCGGCTCTGACAGATGAATACGCATTCGGCCTCAATGCTACAGAGAACCTCACCCTTTATGCCAAATGGTATGAAGACATTGTTTTTACTTCTACCCCGTCAATCAGCGATATCAAGGTCACCATAGATGACAGAACCATAACTGCATCTGTTGCAGCTGAAAATTACGAATACATCATCTGGGACATGGGAAACGGTGAAGTTTATAAGACATATACCAACAGCTTCAGTTACACATACGCTGATCCTGGAAATTATCAGATCAAGGCAGTGGCGGTCAACAATGCAGGCGAATCAGAGCCTGTATTCTACGATTTAGAGATCACAGATATAATCAATGAAGAACCGGCTGATGAGAATACTGTTGACTTTGCACTCATATTTATAGTTGCGGCAATCATCTGCATGGTTTTGGCCTGGATAATATTACCCATTAGAAGGTGGGAACAAGTCATCTTTTTGATAATCGTAGCCACGGTATTGCTTCTGATCGCCTGCATTCTGGGGGTAATCCTTTGA
- a CDS encoding PKD domain-containing protein: protein MTPPRFQPRRISGGINIKQTYLKLFAIAIVAMLAAIVPAGMFGSDSNDSSLTLGAAVSGTGTEADPYQFAAIAGDQYSYTMTANVNATYSVTSGSIADIGLTLDGNVLSGTVKEGKEKICITATSNDGGPVRQATQWISYSIYNLLKLTAAPSTASWAGTAYEYTFSITDVDPDATGETTVSLNSEATTAGFAITKVSETSYKLTRSAEKNTVGTVKVTITAASTTSGIAQSKSATATISTYDTVGITSTPSGHQGSGLTVWLIEDKDQSWTYTVTAKPSDATLSASGLNANMTFTDGVLTVSRAAPFADTNVTITATSTAGGSTETATQVLKIKNWTQIAFNSAPSLSDIKVTVDGRTISASVVADNYSSITWVLSDGTVYEGTKSINHTFADDGAYDIRVTVKDEIGREKTSSTSVVLGEGEDPAPAPGGDDPKKEDSDYCWYALIGTAVGVILVLVGLLGIGINSRGIAVAAIGVIIAALGLLFFFNVVSFDEIKDWFSGLLNGKEEAHEA from the coding sequence GTGACTCCTCCGCGCTTTCAGCCCAGGAGGATATCTGGAGGAATAAATATTAAACAGACATACCTAAAACTCTTTGCGATTGCAATCGTTGCCATGTTGGCAGCCATAGTTCCGGCAGGAATGTTCGGCTCTGACAGCAATGACAGCAGTCTTACATTGGGTGCTGCAGTATCCGGTACGGGTACGGAAGCAGACCCATATCAGTTTGCAGCCATCGCAGGAGATCAATACAGCTATACAATGACGGCAAATGTAAACGCAACATACTCAGTTACTTCAGGCAGCATTGCAGATATCGGCCTCACTCTGGACGGCAATGTGCTTTCAGGTACCGTAAAAGAAGGTAAAGAAAAGATTTGCATCACAGCCACTTCCAATGACGGCGGGCCTGTGAGACAAGCAACACAGTGGATTTCTTACTCAATTTATAACTTATTAAAACTTACTGCAGCACCCTCTACAGCTTCATGGGCAGGTACTGCATATGAATATACATTCTCGATAACAGATGTTGATCCAGACGCTACCGGGGAAACGACAGTATCTTTGAATTCTGAAGCCACGACTGCCGGATTTGCAATTACAAAGGTGTCCGAGACATCTTACAAGCTGACCAGATCTGCTGAAAAGAACACAGTCGGAACCGTTAAGGTAACAATCACCGCTGCCAGTACCACATCAGGCATTGCGCAGAGCAAATCAGCTACCGCTACCATCAGTACCTATGATACGGTGGGAATTACTTCGACACCGTCAGGACACCAGGGATCCGGTCTCACAGTCTGGCTGATCGAAGATAAGGACCAGTCCTGGACATACACAGTCACAGCAAAGCCCAGCGATGCCACGCTCTCAGCCAGCGGCCTCAATGCCAACATGACTTTCACAGACGGCGTTTTGACAGTCAGCAGAGCAGCTCCGTTTGCTGATACCAATGTAACAATCACAGCTACAAGCACTGCAGGGGGTTCAACCGAAACTGCCACTCAGGTGCTTAAAATCAAAAACTGGACCCAGATTGCATTCAACTCAGCTCCTTCATTGTCCGACATTAAAGTCACAGTGGACGGCAGAACCATATCTGCTTCAGTAGTCGCTGATAACTACAGTTCAATAACATGGGTGCTCAGCGATGGCACAGTCTATGAAGGAACCAAGAGCATTAACCACACTTTCGCAGACGATGGAGCATATGACATAAGAGTCACTGTCAAAGATGAGATAGGCCGTGAAAAAACATCATCTACTTCAGTAGTACTGGGAGAGGGTGAAGACCCAGCTCCGGCACCTGGAGGAGACGACCCGAAAAAAGAAGACAGTGATTACTGCTGGTACGCTTTGATCGGCACAGCAGTAGGTGTCATCTTAGTTCTGGTCGGTCTTTTAGGAATCGGTATCAACAGCCGCGGAATTGCAGTTGCCGCCATCGGAGTGATTATCGCTGCCCTTGGACTTCTGTTCTTCTTCAACGTGGTCTCATTCGATGAGATCAAAGACTGGTTCTCCGGCCTGTTGAACGGCAAGGAGGAAGCTCATGAAGCATAA
- a CDS encoding InlB B-repeat-containing protein → MKKKYLIGASALLLALCFMAVACAATDDNNSTDEIVLASGDSYDFGTIGVDPDMGTITLNPSSGSVTITMEPTYLMSLISVDKPSWLSGSANNGVITLTGSYPSYGSYDVAVKTRLTQMELTYRFTLNIEEGSSTTSTATFSHGVSSGTVPSGTVSPITAKTGETIHLPGSSYTHSGYTQKGWRLNSLSGTFYNLGASYTLNSDVKFYAVWEAEQYTITFDANGGSGSVSSITADSYTKVTLPAGGFTRPGYVLSGWNSKANPQSGGQGHYDLGGACNITTFNLTLYAEWRAEVCTVSFNANGGTGTIPSQTVKSGTEINLPQSGFTNAGYILAGWNLDSTSGRFYDIGSAYAANSDAVMYASWVAVPTGDYGAPAEVKLGEKYSFSPNMQSSVWGLYIEVSGNTNYSISYDGPDWLSQTGDKRQLKFEGTPAKPGVYHVVISLAGDNAPYINASKAEWYITVTEDVPGAYTVTFDANGGTGSIPSMNAQPNNAVILPSSGISRSNYTLIGWSEGSASGPTYNLGSIYTVSSDIRLYAKWTADSNLIVFDANGGTGDVKYLAATDDLVTLPDDGFTKSGYTLAGWYLSDNPDVVYAPGYTYIVSGQTTIYAYWIAEGASCRTVTYSANGGTGNISVQKLEAGKSIALPISGFNRSGFNLSGWSTESGAAGSVYRPGEAVSISDSLTLYAQWEESTAADVTVIFNLNGGSGSIASQTVKSGSTVSKPPEPVKDGYVFTAWRVVGGSDWDFSNPVKDSMTLVAQWNRHFTVSSNYLIVSVSMGAEYAGMIHTVDWGDGTTEMKTGSTFSHSYSSPSAGRITITTALDDQSSVSSSLPYNLTDLPVYTVTFINGSQIIKSTVLKGERAAEPEIDIPSGCRLTGWYTDTEFKDRFDFKSPVTQNITLYAEITDGETPADSSTLYFVIATFAALILSALALAVLKVKGLPVAAVIAAVYAAALYCLGLIG, encoded by the coding sequence TTGAAGAAAAAATATTTAATCGGAGCGTCAGCGCTGCTTCTTGCATTATGCTTCATGGCCGTGGCCTGCGCAGCGACAGATGATAACAACAGCACTGACGAAATCGTTCTGGCTTCCGGTGATTCTTATGATTTTGGTACCATAGGCGTAGATCCGGATATGGGAACAATCACCCTGAACCCTTCATCGGGGTCTGTCACCATAACAATGGAACCGACCTACCTGATGAGTCTAATATCGGTGGATAAACCTAGCTGGCTGTCTGGTTCAGCGAACAACGGGGTCATTACTCTTACAGGCAGCTATCCGTCATATGGATCATATGATGTGGCTGTCAAAACACGTCTCACACAAATGGAGCTGACCTACAGGTTTACATTGAACATTGAAGAGGGCAGCAGCACAACTTCCACCGCAACATTCAGCCACGGCGTCAGCAGCGGCACTGTGCCAAGCGGCACTGTTTCACCGATAACTGCCAAGACTGGAGAAACAATTCATCTTCCAGGCAGCAGCTATACTCATTCAGGATACACGCAGAAGGGCTGGAGGCTCAACTCGCTTTCAGGAACATTCTACAACCTGGGAGCATCATACACTCTCAATTCCGATGTCAAATTCTATGCTGTCTGGGAAGCTGAACAGTATACGATTACGTTTGATGCCAACGGCGGTTCCGGCTCTGTGAGCTCAATTACCGCCGACAGTTACACTAAGGTAACCCTGCCGGCAGGCGGTTTCACAAGACCGGGATATGTGCTCTCAGGCTGGAATTCGAAGGCCAACCCGCAGAGTGGCGGACAGGGCCATTATGATCTGGGCGGAGCATGCAACATCACCACATTCAATCTCACACTCTATGCTGAATGGAGAGCTGAGGTCTGCACCGTTTCTTTCAACGCCAACGGCGGCACGGGAACAATACCTTCCCAGACTGTAAAATCCGGAACCGAGATCAATCTTCCTCAGAGCGGATTTACCAACGCCGGATACATTCTGGCCGGCTGGAACCTCGACAGCACTTCCGGCAGATTCTATGACATCGGGTCTGCATATGCGGCCAATTCTGATGCGGTGATGTATGCCAGCTGGGTAGCCGTTCCCACCGGCGATTATGGAGCACCGGCAGAAGTGAAACTGGGAGAAAAATACTCCTTCTCGCCGAATATGCAGTCCTCGGTCTGGGGTCTGTATATCGAAGTCTCAGGCAATACAAATTACTCAATATCATATGACGGCCCAGACTGGCTGAGCCAGACTGGTGACAAACGGCAGCTGAAATTCGAAGGAACCCCGGCAAAGCCAGGCGTCTACCATGTGGTGATCTCACTTGCAGGCGACAATGCCCCGTACATCAATGCCTCTAAGGCAGAATGGTACATCACAGTCACAGAGGATGTTCCAGGCGCATACACCGTCACGTTTGATGCCAACGGCGGTACGGGCAGCATTCCGTCAATGAATGCACAGCCCAACAACGCAGTTATTCTGCCGTCTTCGGGAATCAGCCGTTCCAACTACACCCTGATCGGCTGGTCTGAAGGTTCTGCCTCAGGCCCGACATATAATCTGGGATCGATTTACACCGTGTCTTCTGACATCAGACTGTATGCTAAATGGACAGCAGACAGCAATCTGATAGTCTTTGATGCCAACGGCGGTACTGGAGATGTTAAATATCTTGCAGCCACCGATGATCTGGTCACATTACCGGATGACGGCTTCACAAAATCAGGTTACACGCTTGCAGGCTGGTACCTCTCAGACAATCCAGATGTCGTCTATGCTCCCGGTTACACATACATTGTATCAGGGCAGACAACGATCTATGCCTACTGGATAGCTGAGGGCGCTTCCTGCAGGACAGTTACATACAGTGCCAACGGCGGTACCGGAAACATCTCAGTTCAGAAGCTGGAGGCTGGAAAATCAATTGCTCTGCCGATATCCGGCTTCAACAGATCAGGCTTTAATCTCAGCGGCTGGAGCACAGAATCAGGAGCTGCCGGCTCCGTCTACCGTCCCGGTGAGGCAGTCAGCATATCAGACAGTCTCACGCTATATGCCCAGTGGGAAGAATCGACCGCTGCTGATGTGACTGTCATCTTCAATCTCAACGGCGGATCCGGTTCGATTGCATCTCAGACCGTTAAATCAGGCAGCACGGTCTCCAAGCCGCCAGAGCCTGTCAAGGACGGATATGTCTTTACCGCCTGGAGAGTCGTCGGCGGATCTGACTGGGACTTTTCAAACCCTGTCAAGGATTCAATGACACTCGTTGCCCAGTGGAACAGGCACTTCACCGTCAGCAGCAATTATCTCATCGTCAGCGTAAGTATGGGTGCTGAATATGCAGGAATGATTCACACTGTCGATTGGGGAGACGGAACTACTGAGATGAAAACCGGCAGTACCTTTTCCCATTCGTATTCCTCGCCCAGTGCCGGCAGGATAACGATCACCACTGCGCTTGACGACCAGAGCTCCGTTTCATCCAGCCTGCCCTACAATCTGACAGACCTGCCTGTATATACGGTCACATTCATCAACGGCAGCCAGATCATCAAATCAACAGTTTTGAAAGGTGAAAGGGCTGCCGAGCCGGAGATAGATATACCTTCAGGCTGCAGACTGACAGGCTGGTATACCGATACAGAGTTCAAAGACCGCTTCGATTTCAAATCACCCGTTACGCAGAATATCACACTGTATGCTGAAATCACCGATGGAGAGACACCGGCAGACAGCAGCACTCTGTATTTTGTGATTGCGACTTTCGCAGCGCTGATCCTTTCAGCCCTCGCCCTGGCTGTCCTGAAAGTAAAGGGACTGCCGGTTGCGGCTGTCATTGCAGCGGTCTATGCAGCCGCGTTATACTGTCTGGGGCTGATCGGATGA